GGGCCGCGGCGGCTCCCGGGTCAGCGGGGGAGGGGCACGTCCAGCTCGCCCGCGCGCACCATCCACTCGACCGCCTCGCGGGCGGCCTCCTCGCTCGTGAAGCGCGGCGCGTAGCCGAGGACGTCGCGGGCCTTGTCGATGCTCGCGACGTGGCTGCGGACGAGGTGCTGCCAGCTGGCGTCGGCGTGATCCGGCTCGGTGCGGGCTCGGAACCCGTCCCAGTCGAGGTGCTCCAGCTCCGGCTCGCGGCCGAACCAGGCGGCGGCCGCCCGGGCGAACCCGCGGACGGAGAGGGCGCGCTCGGACACGGCGTGGAAGCTCTCGCCGACGCTGGTCTCGCGGTTCGCGATCGCGAGCTGCACGACCTGGGCGACGTCGTCGGCGTGCACGTGGTGCATGGTCTCGCTGCCGGATCCCGGCACGGCGAGCGCGCCGCCGGTCGCGAGCGCGGTCCACACGGCGGGGTCCAGGTTGCCGACCGGGGTGATCACGGGCCAGCCGCCCCCGCTGATGTGGCCCGGGTGCACCACCGTGCACGGCACGCCGCCCGACCGCGACTCGGCGATCAGGTAGCGCTCGATCTCGGCCTTCTGCACGCCGTAGTCGCCGAACGGCTCCTTCGGGTCGTCCTCGCGCAGCGGCAGCGACGTGCTGAGGCCGTGGGTCCAGATGCTGCCGATGTGCACGAGGTGCCGCACGCGGCCGCGCAGCCCCTCGACGAGGTGGCGCGCGGACCCCGGCGTGAAGCAGACCAGGTCGACGACGACCTCGGGTGCCAGGGCCGCGATCCGGTCGGCGAAGGTGCCGGCCGCGTCCTCGGCGTCGCGGTCGACGCGGACGCGCTCGACGCGGTCCCAGAGCGGCGACTCCCGGTAGGGCTCGCGCGTGCCGCGGCTGACGGCGACGACGTCGTGCCCGGATTCGACGAGGCGGGGGACGAGGAAGGTCCCGATGTGGCCGGTGGCTCCGATGACGACGACGCGCATCCCGTCACCCTAGCGCCGCGCCGGACGCCCACCCCGCCCGTGGATCAGATCCAGCCGCGCTTCCGGAACGCCGCGTAGAGGCAGACGCCCATCAGGACCATGAGGCCGAGCGCGAGCGGGTACCCGTAGGTCCACTGGAGCTCCGGCATGTTCACGAAGTTCATGCCGTAGATCGTGCCGACCAGCGTGGGCGCGAAGAGGATCGCGGCCCAGGAGGAGATCCGCTTGACCTGGTCGTTCTGGGCGAGGCTCGTCTCGGTGAGCTTCTTCATCTCGTCGTTCTGGCGCTGGCCGACGAGCGTCGTGTGCACGGTGAGCGCGTTCTGCAGCAGCGTGCGGAAGGCGTCCGCGCGCTCGGCGACGCGGATGACGTGGTCATGCACGTCGCGGAAGCCGCGGCGGAGCTCGAGGTCCACCTCGTGCTCCTCGGCCCGCTGCCGCAGGTCGTCGAGCATCGCGCCGAGGGGAGCCGTGGCCCGCTGGAACGCCGTGACCTCGCGCATCAGCGCGTAGATGCGGCGGGACACGTCCGGGTCGGCGCCGAAGATCTGGTCCTCGATCTCGTCGACGTCGTCCTCGAGGCCCGTCGCGACGGGGCCGTACTCGTCGACGACCTGGTCGAGGATCGCGTACAGGACGGCGCGCGGTCCGAGGGCGAGGAGCTCGCGGTCCTCCTCGAGCCGGTGGCGGACGGCGGCGAGGTCGGGCGACTCCGCGTGGCGGATGGTGACCACGAAGTCGGGCCCGACGAAGACGTGCAGCTCGCCGAACTCCACGCGCTCGTCGTCGTCGAGGTAGCGCGCGGGGCGCAGGACGACGAACCAGGTGTCGCCGTAGCGCTCCATCTTCGAGCGCTGGTGCCCGCTGAGCGCGTCCTCGACGGCGAGCGGGTGCAGGCCGAACTCGTCGGCGACGCGGTGCAGCTCCTCGGGCTCCGGCCGGTACAGGCCGATCCACGCGAGGCCCCGGCGCTCCCGCATCACCTCGAACGTCTCGTCGAGGCTCTCCGGATCCGCGGTGCGGACCCCCTGGACGTACACGGCGCTGTCGACGACGGTCATCGGATCTCTTCTCTCGGGTCGGGACCCGCGCGCGGGCCGAGAGCGACTGTATCCGGGCGCGCCGCGAGAGGGGCCGGGAACGAGGAAGAGCCGGCCGGATCCTCGTGGATCCGACCGGCTCTCGTGTGTGTCCGAAGGGGGACTTGAACCCCCACGCCCTAATACGGGCACTAGCACCTCAAGCTAGCGCGTCTACCAATTCCGCCATCCGGACAGGATGTGCGGCCCGCCGTCTCCGGCTGCCGAGAGACGACATTAGCACGGCCCGGGAGGCTCTCCGACCACCCCGCGGCAGGACGCCCGCGTCCGGCCTCGATAGCGTGGACCCATGACCGACACGCTCCCCGACGACCTCGACGCCACCGCCCGGATCGCCCGCGACCTCATCCGGTTCGACACGACCAACCACGGCGAGGGCCGCTCGGAGGGGGAGACGGAGGCCGCGCAGTACGTCGAGCAGCACCTGAAGGACCTGGGCCTCACGCCCGAGCTCATCGACGCCGCGCCCGGCCGCACGAGCGTCCTCGCGCGCATCCCCGGGCGCAACCGCGACAAGCCCGCGCTCGTCGTCCACGGCCACCTCGACGTGGTCCCCGCCGATCCCGCGAACTGGACCGTCGACCCGTTCGGCGGCGTCATCAAGGACGGCATGCTCTGGGGCCGCGGCGCCGTGGACATGAAGAACATGGACGCGATGATGATCACGGCGCTGCAGGAGATCATCACCTCCGGCCGCGCGCCCGAGCGCGACCTGATCATGGGCTTCTTCTCCGACGAGGAGGCGGGCGGCGTGCTCGGCTCCGCGTACGTGGTCGAGAACCGCCCCGAGTGGTTCGAGGGCGCGACCGAGGCGATCAGCGAGGTCGGCGGCTACTCCATCGACCTCGCCGGGAAGCGCGCCTACCTGCTGCAGACGGGCGAGAAGGCCCTCATCTGGATCCGCCTGGTCGCCACCGGCACCGCCGGCCACGGCTCGCAGGTCAACCGCGACAACGCCGTCACCCGGCTCGCGGGCGCGGTGGCCCGGATCGGCATGGAGGAGTGGCCCGTCCACCTCACCGACACGACGCGCCAGCTGCTCGACGAGATCGCCCGCATCGTCGGGGCCGACCCGAAGCAGGTGACGCCCGACGACCTCGCGATCGCCACGGGCACGGCGTCCAAGTTCATCGCCGCGACGCTGCGCACCACGACCAACCCCACGCTCCTGCACGCGGGCTACAAGCACAACGTGATCCCCGACACGGCGGAGGCGCTCATCGACATCCGCGTCCTCCCGGGCGAGGAGGACGAGGTGCTCGCGCGCGTCGCCGAGCTCGCCGGCGAGGGCGTCGAGGTGCGCATCGTGCACCAGGACGTCGGCCTCGAGAACCCCTTCCAGGGACCGCTCGTCGACGCCATGGTCGCGACCCTCGGCACGCACGACCCCGAGGCCGAGGTGCTGCCCTACATGCTCTCCGGGGGCACCGACAACAAGGCGCTCAGCCTCCTCGGGATCACCGGCTACGGCTTCGCGCCGCTCAAGCTCCCGGCGTCCATGGACTTCCCGTCGATGTTCCACGGCGTCGACGAGCGGGTCCCGCTCGACGCACTAGTCTTCGGGAGGCAGGTCCTCCGCGACCTCCTCCTCGACTACTAGAACCGAGCCCCAGGTGGGCCACCCGACACTTGGAGCGCACGCTTGAGCTATCTCGAGGCGATCATCCTGGGCCTCGTCCAGGGCCTGACCGAGTTCCTGCCCATCTCCTCGAGCGCGCACCTCCGCATCGCGGGGCTGTTCATGGGCGGCGACCCGGGGGCGACCTTCACCGCCATCACGCAGCTCGGCACCGAGCTCGCGGTCGTGGTGTTCTTCCGCCGGCGCATCGGGAAGGTCCTCTCGGCCTGGTTCCGGTCCCTGCGCGGCGGCATGCCGAAGGGCGACCCGGACGTGCGCATGGGCTGGCTCGTGATCATCGGCACGATCCCGATCGGCATCGCCGGGTACCTCTTCCAGGACACCATCCGCTCCACGTTCCGCTCGCTCTGGATCGTCGCGATCGTGCTCATCGTCTTCGGCATCCTGCTCGGCCTCGCCGACCGCTACAGCCGCAGCGACCGCCTCGAGAGGGACATGACGTACGGGCACGGCGTGAGCATCGGCATCGCGCAGGCGCTCGCCCTGGTCCCCGGCGTCTCCCGTTCGGGCGCCACGACCACCGCGGCGCGCGCGTTCGGCTACTCCCGGCCGGTCGCCGCCGAGTACTCGTTCCTCCTCGCCGTGCCCGCCGTCTTCGGCAGCGGCCTGTACGAGCTCGTGAAGAGCTTCGACGAGACCGGCCAGGCCGGCGCCGGGCAGACGGCGGTCGCGACGCTCATCGCCTTCGTCGTCGGCCTCGCCGTCATCGCGGGCCTCATGCGGTACATCTCCACCCGCACCTTCATGCCCTTCGTGGTCTACCGCGTCGCCCTCGGCGTCGTGCTCCTGGTGCTGCTCGGCACCGGCGCGATCGCGGCCTGATCGTGCGCGCCTGGCCCCGCCCCGCCGTCCCCGCCGTCGCGGGGGAGCCGCCCGTCCCGTCCCTGTTCGACACGAGCGCCGGATCCGTCCGCCCCGCCGAGTGCACGGGCGACGGCCGCGTGGGCCTCTACGTGTGCGGCATCACGCCGTACGACGCGACCCACCTCGGCCACGCGTCCACCTACCTCGCGTTCGACACGCTCCAGCGCGTCTGGCTCGACCGCGGCTACGACGTCGCGTACGTGCAGAACGTCACCGACGTCGACGATCCGCTGCTCGAGCGCGCGACGGCCACGGGCGTCGACTGGCGCGACCTCGCGGCCGAGCAGGTGGAGCTGTTCCGCACCGACATGGAGGCGCTCCGGATCCTGCCGCCCGACTCCTACGTCGGCGTCACCGAGGTCGTCGACGAGGTCGCGGGCGCGGTCGCCGAGCTCGTCCGCCGCGGGACGGCCTACGCGGTCCCGACGCCCGACGCCGTCGAGGCCGGCGCCCAGGACCTCTACTTCGACGTCGCGCGCGCGAGCGAGACGGGCCCCTGGGAGCTCGGCGACGAGAGCGGCTACGACCGCGCCACCATGGCCGTTCTGTCCGCCGAGCGCGGCGGCGACCCGGAGCGTCCCGGCAAGCGCGACCCGCTGGATCCGCTGCTGTGGCGCGTCGAGCGCGCGGGCGAGCCCGCGTGGGACAGCGTCGTCGGCCGCGGACGGCCCGGCTGGCACATCGAGTGCGCCGTCATCGCGCTCCGGAAGCTCGACCGCCCGGTCACCGTCCAGGGCGGCGGATCCGACCTGATCTTCCCCCACCACGAGATGTCGGCCGGCCACGCCGCGGCGCTCACGGGCGAGGACTTCGCGTGCGTCTACGCGCACAGCGGCATGGTCGCGTACCAGGGCGAGAAGATGAGCAAGTCGCTCGGCAACCTCGTGCTCGTGTCGCGCCTGCGGGCCGCGGGCGTGGATCCCCGCGCCATCCGCCTCGCGCTCCTCGCGCAGCACTACCGCGCGGACTGGGAGTGGACGGACGCGCTCCTCGAGGAGTCCGTCGCGCGCCTCGCCGCGTGGGACGCGTGGGCCGCCGAGGCGACGACGTCGGGCGCCGACGCGGGGGAGCCGGGCGAGCTCGTGCAGCTCGTCCGCGAGCGCCTCGCCGACGACCTCGACACGCCGGGCGCGATCCTGCTGCTCGACCTCCGCGTCGCCACGGGCGTGCCCGCGACGGCGGTCGAGGCGGCCGCCGTCGACGCGCTACTCGGCGTGCGGCTGGGGAGCCCGGCCGCCTGAGCCGCGGCCCTACTGGTCCTTCGGGTCCTTGGGGTCCTTCGGCCGCCACGGCTCCTCGGGCCGGTCGTCCCCGCGCCCGCGCGGCCCGTCGCCCCGGCGGAGGTACCTCTCGAACTCCTGCGCGATCGCCTCGCCGCTCGCCTCGGGGGAGTCGACCGTGTCGCGGGCCTGCTCGAGCTGCTGGATGTAGGACGCCATGTCCTCGTCCTCGCCGGCGAGCTGGTCGATGCCCGCCTCCCACGTGGCCGCCTCCTCGACGAGCTCGCCGCGCGGGATCACCACGTCGACCATCTCCTCGAGCTTGTCGATGAGCGCGAGCGTGGCCTTGGGCGACGGCGCGCTGTGCACGTAGTGCGGCACGGAGGCCCAGAGCGAGACGGTGGGCATGCCCATCTCCTCGGCGCGCTGGGCGATGATGCTGAGGATCCCGACGGGCCCCTCGTACGTGCTCCGCTCGATGCCGAGCTCGGTGCGCACGGCCGCGTTCTCGCTCGTGGAGTAGACGGAGATGGGCCGCGTGTGCGGCACGTCGGCCAGCAGCGCGCCGAGCAGCACGACGCCCTCGACGCCGGCAGCGCGCGCCGCGTCGAGCACCTCGGCGGTGAACGCCGTCCAGTGCCTCGACGGCTCGACGCCGAGCAGGAGGTGGATGCTGCCGCCGTTGTCGCCGCTCACGCCGAGCTGCGCGTCGGCGGCGAGGTCCCGGTCGGGGCGGCGCGGGTCCTTCGGGCCGTAGAGCGTGGCGCCCGGCCACTCCAGCTCGCGGGTGCCGTCCTCCGCGAAGCCGATGGTGGGGCGGTTGAACTGGAAGTCGAAGTAGTCCTCGGGATCCACCGACGACACGGCCTCGAGGTCGAGCAGCTCCTTCAGCGCCCGGACCGCTCCGCTGGCGGCCTCGCCCGCGTCGTTCCAGCCCTCGAAGGCGACGACCAGCAGCCGTCCGCTCACGAACCTCTCGGCATCCGCCACGTGACTCCCGTTCCGTCTCGCCCCTGGCCGCCCGGCCGGCGGTCATCGTACGATCCTAGGACGCGGCGCCCCGCCGGTAGACTCGCTCCCCGTGATCAGCAACAGACCCGCGGCCGTCCTCTGGGACATGGACGGCACCATCGTGGACACGGAGCCCTACTGGATGGTGGCTGAGGAGGCCCTGGTCGGCTCCTTCGGCGGCACGTGGACCCACGAGGACGGGCTCCGGCTCGTCGGCAACGGGCTGCCCGACTCGGCGCGGATCCTCCAGGGGGCGGGCGTCGACCTGCCGGTCCAGGAGATCATCGACCGCCTGAGCGACCGCGTGATGGAGCAGATCCTCGTCGAGGTGCCGTGGCGCCCGGGCGCCCGGGAGCTCCTCCGCGGGATCCGCGAGGCCGGCATCCCCACCGCGCTCGTCACCATGAGCATCGGCCGCATGGCGCGCCAGGTCGCCGACGCCGTGCCGTTCGACGCGTTCGACCACGTCGTCGCCGGCGACGACGTCGCCCGCAGCAAGCCGCACCCCGAGGCGTACCTCCGGGCCGCCGAGCTCCTCGGCGTCGACATCCGCGACTGCGTCGCCATCGAGGACTCCGCGCCCGGCGTCGCCTCCGCCGCCGCATCGGGTGCCACCGTCATCGCCGTCCCGCACCACGTGCCGCTCCCCGAGGACGCCGCCTACGTGCTCTGGGACACGCTCGCCGGCCGCGCGCTCGCCGACGTCGAGGCCGCCCACGCCGACCGGCGGGCCGCGGCCCCGATCCGCGACGAGGTGCGCGCATGACCGTCGACGCCGCCGCCGCGCGCTTCAGCGGCCCGTTCCGCGCGGGCGACCGCGTGCAGCTCACCGGTCCCAAGGGCCGGCTCAACACGATCCTCCTCGAGCCCGGCAAGGTGTTCCACACCCATCGCGGCATGATCGACCACGACGACCTCATCGGCCTGCCCGACGGCAGCGTCGTGAAGAACAGCGCGGGCATCGAGTGCCTCGCGCTCCGGCCGCTGCTCTCGGACGTCGTCATGTCGATGCCCCGCGGCGCCGCGATCATCTACCCGAAGGACGCCGCGCAGATCCTCGGCCTCGCGGACGTGTTCCCCGGCGCCACCGTCGTGGAGGCGGGCGTCGGATCCGGCGCCCTCTCCATGTGGCTGCTGCGGGCCCTCGGCCCGACCGGCACGCTCCTCTCCTTCGAGCGCCGCGAGGAGTTCGCGGACGTCGCCCGCGGCAACGTCTCGAGCTACTTCGGCCACAGCCCGGAGAACTGGTCCATCACGCTGGGCGACCTGGCGGAGGCCCTGCCGACGGTCACCGAGCCGCACTCCGTCGACCGCGTCGTGCTCGACATGCTCGCGCCGTGGGAGTGCGTGGACGCCGTGGCCGAGGCGCTCACGCCCGGCGGCGTCCTGCTCTGCTACGTCGCCACCGTCACGCAGCTGTCGCGCGTCGCCGAGGCGCTCCGCGACTCGGGGCTCTTCACGAACCCCGACGCGAGCGAGACCATGATCCGCGGCTGGCACGTGGAGGGCCTCGCCGTCCGCCCCGAGCACCGCATGATCGGGCACACGGGCTTCCTCATCACGGCCCGGCGCCTCGCTCCGAGATCCGTCCTGCCCCAGCTCAAGCGCCGCGCGTCGAAGTCCGACTTCAGCGACGAGGACATGGAGGCCTGGACCCCCGGATCGCTCGGGGAGCGCCGCGTGAGCGACAAGGTCCTGCGCAAGCGGGTCCGCATCGCGGAGCACGGCGCCGAGCTCGCGGGCGCCCGGGACCAGGCCGAGGCGGGCGACGGGGCCGTCCCCGACGACGCGGCCCGTGCGCCGGAGCCCAGCGACCCCACCGCCTAGGATGACAGGGCCGATCACGCGGGTGCGTGCCGGCCGCCCCCACCACCGAAAGAGGAGTCACGTGCGCCGTTCCGCCGCGCTCACCGTCTGCGCAGGACTCGTCCTGACGCTCGCCGCCTGCAGCCCGTCCGGCTCCGGATCCGGTGCGGCGGCGGGCTGCACGCCCCTCGCCCAGGCCGGCACGTCGTCGAGCACGGTCACCGCCACGGGCGACGTCGGCAGCGCGCCCGCCTCCGTCACGTTCCCCACGCCGCTCAAGCCGTCGGGCGTCGAGGTCTCCACCCTCGTCGAGGGCGACGGGGACCCGGTGCAGCCGCGCCAGGGCATCACGGCCGCCGCCTCCATCGTCGACGGCAAGACGGGGGAGTCCCTCGCGGACTACGCCCGCATCGCGCCGAACGCGCGCACCACCGGCTCGCCGCTGTTCACCCCGGAGTCCCTGCACGAGTCCCTCCCGTACCTCGAGGAGGCGATGACGTGCATGCCCGTCGGCTCGCGTCTCGCCGTCGCGGTCCCCGTCTCCACGGTCTTCCCCGGCCAGGACCTCTCGGCCCAGGGCCTCGCGGCCACCGACGGCCTCGTCCTCATCGTCGACATCACGTCGTCCGTCCCGGAGAAGGCCACGGGCGAGCCGCGCCCCGCCCAGGCCGGCTTCCCGTCGGTCGTCACGACGGACGACGGAATCCCCGGCATCACGATCCCGCCGAGCACGCCGCCCACCGAGTACCGCGACGCGCTGCTGCGCGCGGGCGACGGCGCCGAGGTCGGCGACGGCGACACCGTCACGCTGCAGTACACCGGCGTCATCTGGGGCACGAGCACGTCGGCCGAGAGGCAGGCCGTGTTCGGATCCAGCTGGACCGGCGGCGGCCCCCTCCAGGTGCCCGCCACCGCCACCACGACCGCGCCGTCGACGGGGGCGACCTCGTCGCTCGTCGTCACGCCGGGCCTCGCGAAGGCGCTCGTCGGCAAGCACGTCGGCGACCAGGTCATCGCGGTCGTCCCCCCGGCCGACGGATTCGGCGACCAGGGCTCCGCCAAGGTGCCGGCCGGGTCCACGCTCGTCTACGTCGTGGATATCCTCGGGACCAGCACCACCAAGTAACGACGCATCGCCACCGGCCGGGGGCTGCACCGACGTGAGGACCACCGCGTGCCCG
The genomic region above belongs to Clavibacter phaseoli and contains:
- a CDS encoding NAD-dependent epimerase/dehydratase family protein, which produces MRVVVIGATGHIGTFLVPRLVESGHDVVAVSRGTREPYRESPLWDRVERVRVDRDAEDAAGTFADRIAALAPEVVVDLVCFTPGSARHLVEGLRGRVRHLVHIGSIWTHGLSTSLPLREDDPKEPFGDYGVQKAEIERYLIAESRSGGVPCTVVHPGHISGGGWPVITPVGNLDPAVWTALATGGALAVPGSGSETMHHVHADDVAQVVQLAIANRETSVGESFHAVSERALSVRGFARAAAAWFGREPELEHLDWDGFRARTEPDHADASWQHLVRSHVASIDKARDVLGYAPRFTSEEAAREAVEWMVRAGELDVPLPR
- a CDS encoding M20/M25/M40 family metallo-hydrolase; protein product: MTDTLPDDLDATARIARDLIRFDTTNHGEGRSEGETEAAQYVEQHLKDLGLTPELIDAAPGRTSVLARIPGRNRDKPALVVHGHLDVVPADPANWTVDPFGGVIKDGMLWGRGAVDMKNMDAMMITALQEIITSGRAPERDLIMGFFSDEEAGGVLGSAYVVENRPEWFEGATEAISEVGGYSIDLAGKRAYLLQTGEKALIWIRLVATGTAGHGSQVNRDNAVTRLAGAVARIGMEEWPVHLTDTTRQLLDEIARIVGADPKQVTPDDLAIATGTASKFIAATLRTTTNPTLLHAGYKHNVIPDTAEALIDIRVLPGEEDEVLARVAELAGEGVEVRIVHQDVGLENPFQGPLVDAMVATLGTHDPEAEVLPYMLSGGTDNKALSLLGITGYGFAPLKLPASMDFPSMFHGVDERVPLDALVFGRQVLRDLLLDY
- a CDS encoding tRNA (adenine-N1)-methyltransferase translates to MTVDAAAARFSGPFRAGDRVQLTGPKGRLNTILLEPGKVFHTHRGMIDHDDLIGLPDGSVVKNSAGIECLALRPLLSDVVMSMPRGAAIIYPKDAAQILGLADVFPGATVVEAGVGSGALSMWLLRALGPTGTLLSFERREEFADVARGNVSSYFGHSPENWSITLGDLAEALPTVTEPHSVDRVVLDMLAPWECVDAVAEALTPGGVLLCYVATVTQLSRVAEALRDSGLFTNPDASETMIRGWHVEGLAVRPEHRMIGHTGFLITARRLAPRSVLPQLKRRASKSDFSDEDMEAWTPGSLGERRVSDKVLRKRVRIAEHGAELAGARDQAEAGDGAVPDDAARAPEPSDPTA
- a CDS encoding magnesium and cobalt transport protein CorA, whose translation is MTVVDSAVYVQGVRTADPESLDETFEVMRERRGLAWIGLYRPEPEELHRVADEFGLHPLAVEDALSGHQRSKMERYGDTWFVVLRPARYLDDDERVEFGELHVFVGPDFVVTIRHAESPDLAAVRHRLEEDRELLALGPRAVLYAILDQVVDEYGPVATGLEDDVDEIEDQIFGADPDVSRRIYALMREVTAFQRATAPLGAMLDDLRQRAEEHEVDLELRRGFRDVHDHVIRVAERADAFRTLLQNALTVHTTLVGQRQNDEMKKLTETSLAQNDQVKRISSWAAILFAPTLVGTIYGMNFVNMPELQWTYGYPLALGLMVLMGVCLYAAFRKRGWI
- a CDS encoding PAC2 family protein, with product MADAERFVSGRLLVVAFEGWNDAGEAASGAVRALKELLDLEAVSSVDPEDYFDFQFNRPTIGFAEDGTRELEWPGATLYGPKDPRRPDRDLAADAQLGVSGDNGGSIHLLLGVEPSRHWTAFTAEVLDAARAAGVEGVVLLGALLADVPHTRPISVYSTSENAAVRTELGIERSTYEGPVGILSIIAQRAEEMGMPTVSLWASVPHYVHSAPSPKATLALIDKLEEMVDVVIPRGELVEEAATWEAGIDQLAGEDEDMASYIQQLEQARDTVDSPEASGEAIAQEFERYLRRGDGPRGRGDDRPEEPWRPKDPKDPKDQ
- a CDS encoding HAD family hydrolase encodes the protein MISNRPAAVLWDMDGTIVDTEPYWMVAEEALVGSFGGTWTHEDGLRLVGNGLPDSARILQGAGVDLPVQEIIDRLSDRVMEQILVEVPWRPGARELLRGIREAGIPTALVTMSIGRMARQVADAVPFDAFDHVVAGDDVARSKPHPEAYLRAAELLGVDIRDCVAIEDSAPGVASAAASGATVIAVPHHVPLPEDAAYVLWDTLAGRALADVEAAHADRRAAAPIRDEVRA
- a CDS encoding undecaprenyl-diphosphate phosphatase codes for the protein MSYLEAIILGLVQGLTEFLPISSSAHLRIAGLFMGGDPGATFTAITQLGTELAVVVFFRRRIGKVLSAWFRSLRGGMPKGDPDVRMGWLVIIGTIPIGIAGYLFQDTIRSTFRSLWIVAIVLIVFGILLGLADRYSRSDRLERDMTYGHGVSIGIAQALALVPGVSRSGATTTAARAFGYSRPVAAEYSFLLAVPAVFGSGLYELVKSFDETGQAGAGQTAVATLIAFVVGLAVIAGLMRYISTRTFMPFVVYRVALGVVLLVLLGTGAIAA
- the mshC gene encoding cysteine--1-D-myo-inosityl 2-amino-2-deoxy-alpha-D-glucopyranoside ligase, producing MRAWPRPAVPAVAGEPPVPSLFDTSAGSVRPAECTGDGRVGLYVCGITPYDATHLGHASTYLAFDTLQRVWLDRGYDVAYVQNVTDVDDPLLERATATGVDWRDLAAEQVELFRTDMEALRILPPDSYVGVTEVVDEVAGAVAELVRRGTAYAVPTPDAVEAGAQDLYFDVARASETGPWELGDESGYDRATMAVLSAERGGDPERPGKRDPLDPLLWRVERAGEPAWDSVVGRGRPGWHIECAVIALRKLDRPVTVQGGGSDLIFPHHEMSAGHAAALTGEDFACVYAHSGMVAYQGEKMSKSLGNLVLVSRLRAAGVDPRAIRLALLAQHYRADWEWTDALLEESVARLAAWDAWAAEATTSGADAGEPGELVQLVRERLADDLDTPGAILLLDLRVATGVPATAVEAAAVDALLGVRLGSPAA
- a CDS encoding FKBP-type peptidyl-prolyl cis-trans isomerase translates to MRRSAALTVCAGLVLTLAACSPSGSGSGAAAGCTPLAQAGTSSSTVTATGDVGSAPASVTFPTPLKPSGVEVSTLVEGDGDPVQPRQGITAAASIVDGKTGESLADYARIAPNARTTGSPLFTPESLHESLPYLEEAMTCMPVGSRLAVAVPVSTVFPGQDLSAQGLAATDGLVLIVDITSSVPEKATGEPRPAQAGFPSVVTTDDGIPGITIPPSTPPTEYRDALLRAGDGAEVGDGDTVTLQYTGVIWGTSTSAERQAVFGSSWTGGGPLQVPATATTTAPSTGATSSLVVTPGLAKALVGKHVGDQVIAVVPPADGFGDQGSAKVPAGSTLVYVVDILGTSTTK